Proteins from a genomic interval of Zingiber officinale cultivar Zhangliang chromosome 2A, Zo_v1.1, whole genome shotgun sequence:
- the LOC122043427 gene encoding probable disease resistance protein At1g12290 isoform X2: protein MDIAKSLGLKTLQESDDERTCGDKLFSFLKKRNCLLLLDDIWEHVDLQLLGMAHSVIEQGQQQQPRKVVVFTTRSETVCAQMKAEKKIKVRCLDSEQAWQLFEQNSDGDVLSSDAGIKFIAEELAKECAGLPLALLTVARAMSGKRSWEAWNDALNQIRDRHEWTTVCLPEDSVMYKAFKLSYDSLENDFIRKCLLCCALWPEDHMISKLELIPCWIGCGIISEFNVINEALAKGCSYLEALIATSLLEKCTDIDSSYGDTLVKMHDVIRDMALLMVSGLESNKRKWIVKAGIGLSDLPRQEEWQEAERASFMRNKITSLQGYEASAFPKLSMLILLGNLDLEAIPSSLFASMPHLTYLDLGCCGITELPMEIGSLTELQYLDFSFNPIAKLPAELGCLCKLEYLFLNSTRLKIVPNGTISNLLMLKWLDISNNPLVPEWWWDELKSFKGRHQLSVGININATTDNIQRLNMLPNVSIWGLTLDGENISKHEQVMDLGTPQWGCRA, encoded by the exons ATGGATATTGCTAAGAGTCTAGGACTGAAGACACTGCAGGAGAGTGACGATGAACGAACCTGTGGTGATAAGCTGTTCAGTTTCTTGAAGAAGAGGAATTGCTTGTTGCTTCTCGATGACATTTGGGAACATGTGGATCTTCAACTATTGGGGATGGCACACTCAGTTATTGAGCAAGGCCAGCAGCAGCAGCCGCGTAAAGTTGTGGTGTTCACGACCCGCAGTGAGACAGTGTGTGCACAAATGAAGGCAGAAAAGAAGATCAAAGTCAGATGTCTGGATTCAGAGCAAGCATGGCAACTCTTTGAGCAGAACAGCGATGGGGATGTTCTCAGCTCAGATGCTGGAATTAAGTTCATTGCTGAAGAACTTGCTAAAGAATGTGCAGGTCTTCCGCTCGCTCTTCTAACCGTCGCCCGGGCCATGTCAGGGAAAAGATCTTGGGAAGCTTGGAATGACGCTCTCAATCAAATAAGGGATAGACATGAGTGGACGACCGTATGCCTTCCAGAAGATTCAGTCATGTATAAGGCCTTCAAGCTGAGCTACGACAGTTTAGAGAATGACTTCATAAGAAAATGTCTCTTGTGTTGCGCTTTGTGGCCTGAAGATCATATGATCAGTAAGCTTGAGTTGATACCGTGTTGGATAGGTTGCGGCATAATCTCTGAATTTAATGTGATCAATGAAGCTTTAGCCAAAGGATGCTCGTATTTGGAAGCTCTCATTGCTACATCCTTGCTAGAGAAATGTACTGACATCGACTCTTCTTATGGGGACACGCTTGTAAAGATGCACGATGTCATCCGAGACATGGCACTGTTGATGGTCTCTGGTTTGGAGAGCAACAAAAGAAAATGGATTGTAAAAGCAGGAATCGGATTGAGTGATTTGCCTAGACAAGAAGAATGGCAAGAAGCAGAGCGAGCATCATTCATGCGCAATAAGATTACTTCTTTACAAGGGTATGAAGCTTCTGCTTTTCCAAAACTTTCTATGTTGATTCTCCTAGGAAACTTAGACCTAGAAGCAATTCCTTCAAGTTTGTTCGCAAGCATGCCTCATTTGACATACTTGGATCTTGGATGTTGTGGTATAACAGAGCTTCCAATGGAGATCGGTAGCTTGACTGAGCTTCAATATTTAGATTTCTCCTTCAATCCTATTGCAAAATTGCCGGCCGAGTTGGGTTGCTTGTGCAAATTAGAGTACTTGTTTCTAAATTCTACTCGTCTTAAGATTGTACCCAATGGGACGATATCCAATTTATTAATGCTCAAGTGGCTGGATATAAGTAACAATCCTCTTGTACCCGAGTGGTGGTGGGATGAGCTGAAATCTTTCAAAGGTCGTCACCAATTAAGTGTGGGAATTAACATTAATGCTACAACAGATAACATTCAGCGACTCAACATGTTACCAAATGTCTCCATATGGGGACTCACTTTGGATGGAGAGAATATTTCAAAACATGAGCAAGTAATGGATCTGGGCACTCCACAATGGGGTTGCAGG GCATAA
- the LOC122043427 gene encoding disease resistance protein SUMM2-like isoform X1, whose translation MDIAKSLGLKTLQESDDERTCGDKLFSFLKKRNCLLLLDDIWEHVDLQLLGMAHSVIEQGQQQQPRKVVVFTTRSETVCAQMKAEKKIKVRCLDSEQAWQLFEQNSDGDVLSSDAGIKFIAEELAKECAGLPLALLTVARAMSGKRSWEAWNDALNQIRDRHEWTTVCLPEDSVMYKAFKLSYDSLENDFIRKCLLCCALWPEDHMISKLELIPCWIGCGIISEFNVINEALAKGCSYLEALIATSLLEKCTDIDSSYGDTLVKMHDVIRDMALLMVSGLESNKRKWIVKAGIGLSDLPRQEEWQEAERASFMRNKITSLQGYEASAFPKLSMLILLGNLDLEAIPSSLFASMPHLTYLDLGCCGITELPMEIGSLTELQYLDFSFNPIAKLPAELGCLCKLEYLFLNSTRLKIVPNGTISNLLMLKWLDISNNPLVPEWWWDELKSFKGRHQLSVGININATTDNIQRLNMLPNVSIWGLTLDGENISKHEQVMDLGTPQWGCRVSDKLDILNIVCLGLRRFVLAAGISRESSFGCLKRLHFQFLKLLVEISLKRVRFYNLREIYISNCPMLKDVSWVLQLPCLKFLEIHSCGKMKELISEVGNSNSITISSIQTLTLDKMSNLNRIANRPLHFPYLEFIDVQDCPELKKLSFRAEMLKNKLKEICGEYYWWNNLDWDDESIKDSLTPYFRPPIWT comes from the exons ATGGATATTGCTAAGAGTCTAGGACTGAAGACACTGCAGGAGAGTGACGATGAACGAACCTGTGGTGATAAGCTGTTCAGTTTCTTGAAGAAGAGGAATTGCTTGTTGCTTCTCGATGACATTTGGGAACATGTGGATCTTCAACTATTGGGGATGGCACACTCAGTTATTGAGCAAGGCCAGCAGCAGCAGCCGCGTAAAGTTGTGGTGTTCACGACCCGCAGTGAGACAGTGTGTGCACAAATGAAGGCAGAAAAGAAGATCAAAGTCAGATGTCTGGATTCAGAGCAAGCATGGCAACTCTTTGAGCAGAACAGCGATGGGGATGTTCTCAGCTCAGATGCTGGAATTAAGTTCATTGCTGAAGAACTTGCTAAAGAATGTGCAGGTCTTCCGCTCGCTCTTCTAACCGTCGCCCGGGCCATGTCAGGGAAAAGATCTTGGGAAGCTTGGAATGACGCTCTCAATCAAATAAGGGATAGACATGAGTGGACGACCGTATGCCTTCCAGAAGATTCAGTCATGTATAAGGCCTTCAAGCTGAGCTACGACAGTTTAGAGAATGACTTCATAAGAAAATGTCTCTTGTGTTGCGCTTTGTGGCCTGAAGATCATATGATCAGTAAGCTTGAGTTGATACCGTGTTGGATAGGTTGCGGCATAATCTCTGAATTTAATGTGATCAATGAAGCTTTAGCCAAAGGATGCTCGTATTTGGAAGCTCTCATTGCTACATCCTTGCTAGAGAAATGTACTGACATCGACTCTTCTTATGGGGACACGCTTGTAAAGATGCACGATGTCATCCGAGACATGGCACTGTTGATGGTCTCTGGTTTGGAGAGCAACAAAAGAAAATGGATTGTAAAAGCAGGAATCGGATTGAGTGATTTGCCTAGACAAGAAGAATGGCAAGAAGCAGAGCGAGCATCATTCATGCGCAATAAGATTACTTCTTTACAAGGGTATGAAGCTTCTGCTTTTCCAAAACTTTCTATGTTGATTCTCCTAGGAAACTTAGACCTAGAAGCAATTCCTTCAAGTTTGTTCGCAAGCATGCCTCATTTGACATACTTGGATCTTGGATGTTGTGGTATAACAGAGCTTCCAATGGAGATCGGTAGCTTGACTGAGCTTCAATATTTAGATTTCTCCTTCAATCCTATTGCAAAATTGCCGGCCGAGTTGGGTTGCTTGTGCAAATTAGAGTACTTGTTTCTAAATTCTACTCGTCTTAAGATTGTACCCAATGGGACGATATCCAATTTATTAATGCTCAAGTGGCTGGATATAAGTAACAATCCTCTTGTACCCGAGTGGTGGTGGGATGAGCTGAAATCTTTCAAAGGTCGTCACCAATTAAGTGTGGGAATTAACATTAATGCTACAACAGATAACATTCAGCGACTCAACATGTTACCAAATGTCTCCATATGGGGACTCACTTTGGATGGAGAGAATATTTCAAAACATGAGCAAGTAATGGATCTGGGCACTCCACAATGGGGTTGCAGGGTAAGTGACAAGCTTGATATTCTGAACATTGTGTGTCTCGGATTACGCAGATTTGTGTTGGCTGCAGGCATAAGTCGGGAATCAAGTTTTGGATGTTTAAAGCGTCTCCATTTTCAATTCCTAAAACTATTGGTAGAGATTTCATTGAAGAGAGTTCGGTTCTACAACCTTCGTGAAATATATATTTCCAATTGCCCCATGTTGAAGGATGTTTCTTGGGTTCTCCAACTGCCATGCCTTAAATTTCTAGAGATACATAGTTGTGGAAAAATGAAGGAACTAATAAGTGAGGTAGGGAACTCCAACTCCATCACTATCTCTAGCATCCAGACCTTGACTTTGGACAAAATGTCAAATCTCAATCGCATTGCAAACCGGCCGCTCCATTTTCCCTACTTGGAATTTATAGATGTGCAAGATTGCCCAGAGCTCAAAAAATTATCATTTAGGGCTGAAATGTTGAAGAACAAATTAAAAGAGATTTGCGGTGAATACTATTGGTGGAACAACTTGGATTGGGATGACGAGAGCATCAAGGATTCCTTGACTCCTTATTTTAG GCCACCAATTTGGACATGA